One Citricoccus sp. K5 DNA window includes the following coding sequences:
- a CDS encoding FAD-dependent oxidoreductase, whose translation MSRTEHHVDLVVLGTGIAGQVTATTAAEAGLSVALLEKTDARGGSSVMSGGWFAFSGTEEQAAKEEQDSRDLFLQDLLEVGDHLNRTDLLETYLDRQDQTYRWLKDHGVDFREISISSGQSAKRSHLTAIKDVIAGLHRDFEAAGGRTYMEHRGHTLVRGQDGRVAGVVASSPDGDVRFDARGGVVLATGGFSRGTEMLRVFAPYQLNAIPYGGRGNTGDGLRMAWKLGAGMADMSFVSGTYGSHPETGEEFHELLTAYYQGAIIVNRDGRRFTDESQSYKTLGRDVLEQPDGLGFEIFDATVRAQSEPGVPLKDIDALEDIGHVHRADTLEELAQVAGIDAEALVQSVAAYNAAISGEGTDEVGRTSLCNGIGDLLPIVAAPFYAYPAKSLMTTTYCGVTITADGAVTDVDGDPIEGLYAVGEVTGGFHGAAYMTGTSLGKGAVFGHAIGQAVADRLLASSAVTPTPAPAGGPAQGKEQVAR comes from the coding sequence ATGAGCCGCACGGAACACCACGTGGATCTGGTGGTACTCGGCACCGGGATCGCCGGCCAGGTCACCGCGACCACCGCGGCCGAGGCCGGACTGAGCGTCGCCCTGCTGGAGAAGACGGATGCCCGGGGTGGGTCCTCGGTGATGAGCGGGGGATGGTTCGCCTTCTCCGGCACCGAGGAACAGGCGGCGAAGGAGGAGCAGGACTCCCGGGACCTGTTCCTGCAGGACCTGCTGGAAGTCGGCGACCACCTGAACCGGACCGACCTGCTGGAGACCTACCTGGACCGCCAGGACCAGACCTACCGCTGGCTCAAGGACCACGGAGTGGACTTCCGCGAGATCTCCATCAGCTCCGGCCAGTCAGCGAAGCGCAGCCACCTGACCGCCATCAAGGACGTCATCGCCGGACTGCACCGGGATTTCGAGGCCGCCGGCGGCCGGACTTATATGGAACACCGGGGCCACACCCTGGTACGCGGACAGGATGGGCGCGTGGCCGGCGTCGTGGCCTCCTCGCCGGACGGAGATGTCCGCTTCGACGCCCGAGGGGGCGTGGTGCTGGCCACCGGCGGATTCAGCCGGGGCACTGAGATGCTGCGCGTCTTCGCTCCGTATCAGCTCAACGCCATCCCCTATGGAGGCCGAGGCAACACCGGCGACGGTCTGCGCATGGCATGGAAGCTCGGGGCCGGCATGGCGGACATGTCCTTCGTGTCCGGCACCTACGGCTCCCACCCGGAGACCGGGGAGGAGTTCCATGAACTGCTCACCGCCTACTATCAGGGCGCGATCATCGTGAACCGGGACGGCCGGCGGTTCACGGACGAGTCCCAGTCCTACAAGACCCTGGGCCGTGACGTGCTGGAGCAGCCGGACGGCTTGGGCTTTGAGATCTTCGATGCCACTGTGCGGGCCCAGTCAGAGCCGGGGGTGCCACTCAAGGACATCGACGCCCTGGAGGACATCGGCCACGTACACCGTGCCGACACCCTGGAGGAGTTGGCGCAAGTGGCCGGCATCGATGCGGAGGCCCTGGTGCAGAGTGTGGCCGCCTACAACGCGGCCATCAGCGGCGAGGGAACGGACGAGGTGGGGCGCACCAGCCTGTGCAATGGAATCGGTGACCTGCTCCCCATCGTCGCGGCCCCCTTCTATGCCTACCCGGCGAAGTCGCTGATGACCACCACCTACTGCGGGGTGACCATCACCGCGGACGGTGCGGTGACGGACGTGGACGGTGACCCTATTGAGGGTCTCTACGCCGTGGGTGAGGTGACCGGTGGATTCCACGGGGCCGCCTACATGACCGGGACGTCCCTGGGCAAGGGCGCGGTCTTCGGCCACGCCATCGGCCAGGCGGTCGCGGACCGGCTGCTGGCTTCCTCGGCCGTAACCCCAACCCCAGCCCCAGCAGGTGGCCCGGCCCAGGGCAAGGAACAGGTTGCACGATGA
- a CDS encoding MFS transporter, which yields MSATTRGARAPKKSNQGFKSSLAGFFGSALEYYDMYIYASASALVFSRVFFPDAGATGLLLSLATYGVAYLARPLGGFLAGHFGDRFGRRNVMIATLLIMGIATFIIGCLPSYSAIGLWAPALLVLMRLLQGLSVGGELAGAASLTLEHAPENRRGFYTSWLVSGIWFGYILATLAFLWVAALPDEAIQTWGWRVPFWASALIVVLGLIIRRSLEDPEVFTEKKANNEIPKAPIGVLLKRQPVDVVRVIFAAFLIVISTTVPVYGLTYATNVVGIDASVVLWTTLFGYATAFFTQPMFAALSDRIGRKPVLIVGNLIGAVAVWQFFWAVGEADIPMIYLGIFLTITVAFACTNAVYPVFFSEMFNVKYRVSGMAIGLQLGIVVTGFSPTIIQAISTANDDAWWPAAALTSVACIISAIAVATARETYKTPLAELGRRDEEDEIADQEAAAAQTTQTAQTTQTAQTTQTGASA from the coding sequence GGGCTTCAAATCCTCCCTCGCCGGATTCTTCGGCAGCGCCCTGGAGTACTACGACATGTACATCTACGCCTCGGCCTCGGCCTTGGTGTTCTCCCGGGTATTCTTTCCCGACGCCGGCGCCACCGGCCTGCTGCTCTCCCTCGCCACCTACGGCGTCGCCTACCTGGCACGCCCGCTGGGCGGGTTCCTGGCCGGGCACTTCGGTGACCGTTTCGGCCGCCGCAACGTCATGATCGCAACCCTGCTGATCATGGGCATCGCCACCTTCATCATCGGCTGCCTGCCCAGCTACAGTGCGATCGGCCTGTGGGCGCCTGCACTGCTGGTGCTCATGCGCCTGCTCCAGGGGTTGTCCGTGGGCGGCGAGCTGGCCGGTGCCGCCTCGCTGACTCTGGAGCATGCCCCGGAGAACCGCCGTGGCTTCTACACCTCCTGGCTCGTCTCCGGCATCTGGTTCGGCTACATCTTGGCCACCCTGGCCTTCCTCTGGGTGGCCGCCCTGCCGGACGAGGCCATCCAGACCTGGGGCTGGCGCGTCCCGTTCTGGGCCTCCGCCCTGATCGTGGTGCTCGGCCTGATCATCCGCCGCAGCCTGGAGGACCCGGAGGTCTTCACCGAGAAGAAGGCGAACAACGAGATCCCGAAGGCGCCCATTGGCGTGCTGCTGAAGCGCCAGCCGGTGGATGTGGTCCGCGTGATCTTCGCGGCCTTCCTCATCGTCATCAGCACCACCGTCCCCGTCTACGGCCTGACGTACGCCACCAATGTGGTGGGCATCGACGCCTCCGTGGTGCTGTGGACCACCTTGTTCGGCTACGCGACCGCCTTCTTCACCCAGCCCATGTTCGCGGCCCTCAGCGATCGCATCGGGCGTAAGCCGGTGTTGATCGTCGGCAACCTGATCGGCGCCGTTGCCGTGTGGCAGTTCTTCTGGGCCGTCGGTGAGGCCGACATCCCGATGATCTACCTGGGCATCTTCCTCACCATCACCGTGGCCTTCGCGTGCACCAACGCCGTCTACCCGGTGTTCTTCTCCGAGATGTTCAACGTGAAGTACCGCGTCAGCGGCATGGCGATCGGCCTGCAGCTGGGAATCGTGGTCACCGGCTTCTCGCCGACCATCATCCAGGCCATCTCCACCGCCAATGACGACGCGTGGTGGCCAGCCGCCGCCCTGACCAGCGTGGCCTGCATCATCTCCGCGATCGCCGTGGCCACTGCCAGGGAGACCTACAAGACCCCGCTGGCCGAGCTGGGCCGCCGGGACGAGGAGGACGAGATCGCAGACCAGGAAGCCGCAGCAGCACAGACAACCCAGACAGCACAGACAACCCAGACAGCACAGACAACCCAGACAGGAGCATCGGCATGA